A stretch of the Triticum dicoccoides isolate Atlit2015 ecotype Zavitan unplaced genomic scaffold, WEW_v2.0 scaffold54965, whole genome shotgun sequence genome encodes the following:
- the LOC119346909 gene encoding uncharacterized protein LOC119346909 yields MPDLAGAGRQQPMTLSRLLHLPLLFPPTFSIGGGGGGGKRKEGPRGRRGLGLALAAHSLRSFLSRCSPVFSFAWRTRCTDDRMKNTRGRTLRKTEEQCMDLQL; encoded by the exons atgcccgacctcgcggGTGCAGGCCGACAGCAGCCGATGACCCTCTCCCGTCTGCTGCACCTCCCTCTCCTATTTCCTCCCACTTTCTccatcggcggtggcggcggcggcggcaagaggAAAGAGGGTCCCAGGGGGAGACGCGGGCTAGGTCTCGCTCTCGCTGCCCACTCGCTTCGCTCCTTCTTATCTCGCTGCTCGCCGGTTTTTTCCTTCGCGTGGCGCACTCGCTGTACTGATG ATCGGATGAAGAATACAAGAGGAAGGACCTTGAGGAAGACTGAAGAACAAT